One genomic region from Streptomyces venezuelae encodes:
- a CDS encoding MFS transporter, which yields MTEPPQTAEPTPGPDDPAASALAAGGPVPGEPPAAGAPPQTPAAVRRRASLAGAVVSVLLILAIVLGSRLLRDFDSALLPYAVATVFLAFGVAYRYTVWVSAPGARRLFRKGWGSFFSAANFRKAPTALPRMIATYLGFQKFLGARSHARWAAHQLVFWGCLLAAAITFPLTWGWFTFTSSTGSGPGYEMRIWGLKVIGFDALSVLGWLMFHGLDIAAVLVIAGASYFLWRRMKDRGAITGQRFAYDLMPLICLVVISVTGLLLTFSSIFLHGGGYEFLAVLHMVSVVFTLIYIPFGKFFHIVQRPAAVGMQLFKYTSRREDESVLACRRCHEPIDTAPYVENLQGTMRDLDLGFDEWAEYCPRCKRVLRGNAYLDHVKKGFK from the coding sequence GTGACCGAGCCACCACAGACAGCCGAGCCGACGCCCGGGCCGGACGATCCGGCCGCCAGCGCCCTTGCAGCGGGCGGCCCCGTCCCGGGAGAGCCACCGGCCGCCGGGGCTCCGCCGCAGACCCCCGCAGCCGTGCGCCGCCGCGCGTCCCTCGCGGGCGCCGTCGTGTCCGTGCTCCTGATCCTCGCGATCGTGCTCGGCAGCCGGCTGCTCCGCGACTTCGACTCGGCCCTCCTTCCGTACGCCGTCGCCACGGTCTTCCTCGCCTTCGGCGTCGCCTACCGGTACACCGTCTGGGTCTCCGCCCCCGGCGCCCGCCGCCTTTTCCGGAAGGGCTGGGGCTCCTTCTTCTCCGCCGCGAACTTCCGCAAGGCGCCCACCGCGCTGCCGAGGATGATCGCCACCTACCTCGGCTTCCAGAAGTTCCTCGGCGCCCGCTCCCACGCCCGCTGGGCCGCCCACCAGCTGGTCTTCTGGGGCTGCCTGCTGGCCGCCGCGATCACCTTCCCCCTCACCTGGGGCTGGTTCACCTTCACCTCGTCCACCGGCTCGGGACCCGGCTACGAGATGCGGATCTGGGGCTTGAAGGTCATCGGCTTCGACGCGCTCAGCGTCCTCGGCTGGCTCATGTTCCACGGCCTCGACATCGCGGCCGTCCTCGTCATCGCCGGCGCCTCCTACTTCCTCTGGCGCCGCATGAAGGACCGCGGCGCCATCACCGGCCAGCGCTTCGCCTACGACCTGATGCCCCTCATCTGCCTGGTCGTCATCTCGGTGACGGGGCTCCTGCTGACCTTCTCGTCGATCTTCCTGCACGGCGGCGGCTACGAGTTCCTCGCCGTCCTCCACATGGTGTCCGTGGTCTTCACGCTCATCTACATCCCCTTCGGGAAGTTCTTCCACATCGTCCAGCGGCCCGCGGCCGTCGGCATGCAGCTCTTCAAATACACCTCCCGCCGCGAGGACGAGTCCGTCCTCGCCTGCCGCCGCTGCCACGAGCCCATCGACACCGCCCCGTACGTCGAGAACCTCCAGGGCACCATGCGCGACCTCGACCTGGGCTTCGACGAGTGGGCCGAGTACTGCCCCCGCTGCAAACGCGTCCTCCGCGGCAACGCCTACCTCGACCACGTGAAGAAGGGCTTCAAGTGA
- a CDS encoding FmdB family zinc ribbon protein, giving the protein MPTYQYQCTECGEGLEAVQKFTDDALTECPSCKGRLKKVFSAVGIVFKGSGFYRNDSRGSSSSSSPAASKSSTPSSSSSSSSTSDAKPAASSSTATASSSASSSSSSAGSSSSAA; this is encoded by the coding sequence GTGCCGACCTACCAGTACCAGTGCACCGAGTGCGGCGAAGGCCTCGAGGCGGTGCAGAAGTTCACCGATGACGCGCTGACCGAATGCCCCAGCTGCAAGGGACGCCTGAAGAAGGTGTTCTCGGCCGTCGGCATCGTCTTCAAGGGCTCCGGCTTCTACCGGAACGACAGCCGCGGCTCGTCGTCCAGCAGCTCGCCGGCCGCGTCGAAGTCCTCGACCCCGTCGTCTTCGTCCTCGTCGTCCTCGACGTCGGACGCGAAGCCGGCCGCGTCGAGCTCGACCGCCACCGCGTCGTCCTCGGCTTCGTCTTCGTCGTCGAGCGCCGGGAGCTCCAGCTCGGCCGCCTGA
- a CDS encoding DUF6755 family protein, which yields MSETPFPRDPGAPEPTPEPPRLPAYTPGSAQPRLNRPVHERYPQIRPTSGYGDPRIRHTGPGPGAGTEQEPERSSKLSARLALALTVVIGQLWGLTTVVDEWMAGDTGTAWWGAGFLALSFLVVLGIWLVDPEDR from the coding sequence ATGAGCGAGACCCCCTTCCCGAGGGACCCCGGAGCCCCGGAGCCGACGCCCGAGCCACCCAGGCTTCCCGCGTACACCCCCGGCAGTGCCCAGCCGCGCCTGAACCGGCCGGTGCACGAGCGCTACCCGCAGATCCGGCCCACCAGCGGCTACGGGGACCCCCGGATCCGGCACACCGGGCCGGGCCCGGGAGCCGGTACGGAGCAGGAGCCGGAGCGCTCCTCGAAGCTGTCCGCCCGTCTCGCGCTGGCGCTCACGGTCGTCATCGGCCAGCTCTGGGGGCTGACGACCGTGGTGGACGAGTGGATGGCGGGCGACACCGGCACCGCGTGGTGGGGCGCCGGCTTCCTCGCCCTGTCGTTCCTGGTCGTGCTCGGCATCTGGCTCGTCGACCCGGAGGACCGCTGA
- a CDS encoding potassium/proton antiporter, with protein MLLIAVAAVRISSRSGLPSLLLYLGIGVAIGQDGIGNVAFDNAELTQVIGYAALVVILAEGGLGTKWKEIRPALPAAVVLSTVGVAVSVGITAAAAHYLVGLEWRQALIIGAVVSSTDAAAVFSVLRKVPLPSRVTGVLEAESGFNDAPVVILVVAFSTAGPVDSWYVLVGTIALELAIGVAVGLAVGFLGAYGLRHVALPASGLYPIAVMAIAVVAYAAGALAHGSGFLAVYLAAMILGNAKLPHAPANRGFAEGLGWIAQIGMFVLLGLLVTPHELVHDFWPAVVIGLVLTMVARPMEVLVSLAPFRIPWQEQALMSWAGLRGAVPIILATIPMVSQIEGSERIFNIVFVLVVVYTLVQGPTLPWLARALKLGDSSEAADLGVESAPLERLRGHLLSVAIPKNSRMHGVEVAELRLPAGAAVTLVVREDKSFVPGPATVLRRGDELLVVATDPVRDATERRLRAVGQGGKLAGWLGTGGGKELSTTTGGTAMRFHTPGGRIGGRTGGRTGGQTGGQTGGRKKTSG; from the coding sequence GTGTTGCTGATCGCCGTCGCGGCCGTGCGGATCTCGTCGCGGAGCGGGCTCCCCAGCCTGCTGCTCTACCTCGGGATCGGCGTCGCGATAGGACAGGACGGCATCGGCAACGTCGCCTTCGACAACGCGGAGCTGACCCAGGTCATCGGCTACGCGGCCCTCGTCGTGATCCTCGCCGAGGGTGGCCTCGGCACGAAGTGGAAGGAGATCAGGCCGGCCCTGCCGGCCGCCGTCGTCCTCTCCACCGTCGGCGTCGCCGTCAGCGTCGGCATCACGGCCGCGGCCGCCCACTACCTCGTCGGCCTGGAGTGGCGGCAGGCGCTGATCATCGGCGCCGTCGTCTCCTCCACCGACGCCGCCGCGGTCTTCTCCGTGCTGCGCAAGGTGCCGCTGCCGTCCCGGGTCACCGGCGTCCTGGAGGCCGAGTCCGGCTTCAACGACGCCCCCGTCGTCATCCTCGTCGTCGCCTTCTCCACCGCCGGCCCCGTCGACTCCTGGTACGTCCTCGTCGGGACGATCGCCCTGGAGCTCGCCATCGGCGTCGCCGTCGGCCTCGCCGTCGGCTTCCTCGGCGCGTACGGCCTCCGGCACGTCGCCCTGCCCGCCTCCGGCCTCTACCCGATCGCCGTCATGGCCATCGCGGTCGTGGCGTACGCGGCCGGCGCGCTGGCCCACGGCTCCGGCTTCCTCGCCGTCTACCTGGCCGCGATGATCCTCGGCAACGCCAAGCTGCCGCACGCGCCCGCCAACCGCGGCTTCGCCGAGGGGCTCGGCTGGATCGCCCAGATCGGCATGTTCGTCCTGCTCGGCCTGCTCGTCACCCCGCACGAGCTCGTCCACGACTTCTGGCCCGCCGTCGTCATCGGCCTCGTCCTGACGATGGTCGCGCGGCCGATGGAGGTCCTGGTCAGCCTGGCGCCCTTCCGGATCCCGTGGCAGGAGCAGGCCCTCATGTCCTGGGCCGGCCTGCGCGGAGCCGTCCCCATCATCCTCGCCACCATCCCGATGGTGTCGCAGATCGAGGGCAGCGAGCGGATCTTCAACATCGTCTTCGTCCTCGTCGTCGTCTACACCCTGGTCCAGGGGCCGACGCTGCCCTGGCTGGCCAGGGCGCTGAAGCTGGGCGACTCGTCCGAGGCCGCCGACCTCGGCGTCGAGTCCGCGCCGCTGGAGCGGCTGCGCGGGCACCTGCTCTCCGTCGCCATCCCCAAGAACTCGCGGATGCACGGCGTCGAGGTCGCGGAGCTGCGGCTCCCGGCCGGAGCCGCGGTCACCCTCGTCGTACGCGAGGACAAGAGCTTCGTACCGGGTCCCGCGACCGTCCTGCGCCGCGGCGACGAGCTGCTCGTCGTCGCGACCGACCCCGTGCGGGACGCCACGGAGCGGCGCCTGCGGGCCGTCGGCCAGGGCGGCAAGCTCGCCGGCTGGCTCGGCACGGGCGGCGGCAAGGAGCTGTCCACGACCACCGGCGGGACGGCGATGCGGTTCCACACGCCGGGCGGACGGATCGGCGGACGGACCGGCGGACGGACCGGCGGACAGACCGGCGGACAGACCGGCGGACGGAAGAAAACGTCCGGTTAA
- a CDS encoding MFS transporter → MASTVISDKRPGYGQLLRTPGALSFLLPGFAARQPFAMLTIGIVLLVQHTTGSFGSAGAVAAVTGVSMALFAPQSGKLADRFGQRAVLIPGVLVHTASVSLLVVLALSGAPLWALFLAAVPAGASVPQVGPMVRARWAAKLDGTPLMPTAAAFESVTDEFTFVVGPVLATALCTGIHPAAGLIAEAALTLVGGLFFAAQRATQPAFGISAAAAEPHRSALSIPGVRVLIVAFLGIGSVFGGMQVSLTAFTEEIGNPGANGLLYGIFAAGNMLAGIAMGAVAWKAGPRRRMILGYAGLTVAASLLWTAHSVLLLGALGLVVGLCIAPALITGYTIVETLIPASARTEAFTWLTGAVALGQAAAVTIAGRLADSQGSSAGFLVPMAGTVLALGTLLALRSRLKPRETSRVAARGIGHRVPVAVD, encoded by the coding sequence GTGGCGTCCACGGTCATCTCGGACAAGCGGCCCGGCTACGGGCAGCTGCTGCGCACCCCTGGTGCGCTGTCCTTCCTGCTCCCCGGCTTCGCCGCCCGGCAGCCCTTCGCGATGCTGACCATCGGCATCGTCCTGCTCGTCCAGCACACCACCGGCTCCTTCGGCAGCGCCGGCGCGGTCGCCGCCGTCACCGGCGTCTCCATGGCGCTCTTCGCGCCGCAGAGCGGCAAGCTCGCCGACCGCTTCGGCCAGCGCGCCGTCCTGATCCCCGGCGTCCTCGTCCACACCGCGTCCGTCTCCCTGCTGGTCGTGCTCGCCCTGAGCGGCGCCCCGCTGTGGGCGCTGTTCCTGGCCGCCGTGCCCGCCGGCGCGTCCGTGCCCCAGGTCGGACCGATGGTCCGGGCCCGGTGGGCGGCGAAGCTCGACGGCACCCCGCTGATGCCGACCGCCGCGGCCTTCGAGTCCGTGACCGACGAGTTCACCTTCGTCGTCGGACCCGTCCTCGCGACCGCCCTGTGCACCGGCATCCACCCGGCCGCGGGCCTGATCGCCGAGGCCGCCCTCACCCTCGTCGGCGGCCTGTTCTTCGCCGCGCAGCGCGCCACCCAGCCCGCGTTCGGGATCTCCGCGGCCGCCGCCGAACCCCACCGCTCGGCCCTCTCCATCCCCGGTGTCCGCGTCCTGATCGTCGCCTTCCTCGGCATCGGCTCCGTCTTCGGCGGCATGCAGGTCTCCCTGACCGCCTTCACCGAGGAGATCGGCAACCCCGGCGCCAACGGCCTGCTGTACGGGATCTTCGCCGCCGGCAACATGCTCGCGGGCATCGCGATGGGCGCCGTCGCCTGGAAGGCAGGCCCCCGCCGCCGGATGATCCTCGGCTACGCCGGCCTCACGGTCGCGGCCTCCCTGCTGTGGACCGCGCACTCGGTGCTCCTCCTCGGCGCCCTGGGCCTGGTCGTGGGTCTGTGCATCGCCCCCGCCCTGATCACCGGCTACACCATCGTCGAGACCCTGATCCCGGCGTCGGCCCGTACCGAGGCCTTCACCTGGCTCACCGGCGCCGTCGCGCTCGGCCAGGCCGCGGCCGTCACGATCGCCGGCCGCCTCGCCGACTCCCAGGGATCCAGCGCCGGATTCCTGGTCCCGATGGCCGGCACCGTCCTCGCCCTGGGCACGCTCCTCGCCCTCCGGTCGCGGCTGAAGCCGCGCGAGACCAGCCGGGTCGCGGCACGTGGTATCGGTCACCGCGTGCCGGTGGCGGTGGACTGA
- a CDS encoding molybdopterin oxidoreductase family protein has translation MTATDPATTSGRPLPLDPSLAPPGTRAFRDAGGIPADRWHADQNGETLVPTHCCFCGVQCGMYLRVDRGGKVFGVEPRNHDINRMRLCPKGINAYQQVNHPDRLTAPLMRRNRDEEFREVSWDEALDHTVAEIRRIQGEYGNDAFGLLGGASLFSEKTYLVGKLARVALKTRHVDYNGRLCMVSAAGANKLAFGIDRAGNPFSDILLTDCLLIAGSNVGECFPVMTQYLWGARDRGATLIVVDPRETAIARTADVHVALKPGTDSAFFNAVLHVVVAEGLTDEAYLAAHTTGWAEVKTTVADYPPSRAATICGVPEEQIVQVARMFTGAGKAMAWHARGVEHHSQGVENCLSIINLCVATGNIGKPGAGYGTITGQGNGQGGREHGQKSDLLPGGRSITNPEHRRQICEIWGIDEAELPLAGTSMMEMVWQMQRQEIRGLVGICNNPFVSLPNYATVKDGYDTLEFHAQFDFFLSETAANAHVVFPVTVWAEDEGVMANAEARVVKHNKAQEPPAGVRTDTWVMCELAKRLGAGDKFDFPDSRSVFEELRIASAGTVNDYYGITYERLEETGGIAWPCPGTEHPGTPRLFEDGRTYHPDGMIHMQVVEWHPPMDPYSEEYPLSLTTGRTVAHFLSGNQTRRLGALVEQTPRPWVEVHPSHGFRNGDPVRVVTRRGSEVFPALVTEAIRPDTVFVPYHWPVPTAANALTIDALDPRSKIPEYKVCAARIEAAERVDEVPAPPTAPGQQAYPETQVSRLDPLPPTSPQGRGTAERS, from the coding sequence GTGACCGCGACCGACCCCGCGACCACCTCCGGACGGCCGCTGCCGCTCGACCCCTCCCTCGCCCCGCCCGGCACCCGCGCCTTCCGTGACGCCGGCGGCATCCCGGCCGACCGCTGGCACGCCGACCAGAACGGCGAGACCCTCGTCCCCACCCACTGCTGCTTCTGCGGCGTCCAGTGCGGCATGTACCTCCGCGTCGACCGCGGCGGCAAGGTCTTCGGCGTCGAGCCCCGCAACCACGACATCAACCGCATGCGGCTCTGCCCCAAGGGCATCAACGCCTACCAGCAGGTCAACCACCCCGACCGGCTCACCGCACCCCTCATGCGACGGAACCGCGACGAGGAGTTCCGCGAGGTCAGCTGGGACGAGGCCCTCGACCACACCGTCGCCGAGATCCGCCGCATCCAGGGCGAGTACGGCAACGACGCCTTCGGTCTCCTCGGCGGCGCCAGCCTCTTCTCCGAGAAGACCTACCTCGTCGGCAAGCTCGCCCGCGTCGCCCTCAAGACCCGGCACGTCGACTACAACGGCCGCCTCTGCATGGTCTCCGCCGCCGGAGCCAACAAACTCGCCTTCGGCATCGACCGCGCCGGCAACCCCTTCTCCGACATCCTCCTCACCGACTGCCTCCTCATCGCCGGCTCCAACGTCGGCGAATGCTTCCCGGTCATGACCCAGTACCTCTGGGGAGCCCGCGACCGAGGCGCCACCCTCATCGTCGTCGACCCCCGCGAGACGGCCATCGCCCGCACCGCCGACGTCCACGTCGCGCTCAAGCCCGGCACGGACTCCGCCTTCTTCAACGCCGTCCTCCACGTCGTCGTCGCCGAGGGCCTCACCGACGAGGCCTACCTCGCCGCCCACACCACCGGCTGGGCCGAGGTCAAGACGACCGTCGCCGACTACCCGCCCTCCCGCGCCGCCACGATCTGCGGCGTACCCGAGGAGCAGATCGTCCAGGTCGCCCGCATGTTCACCGGCGCCGGCAAGGCCATGGCCTGGCACGCCCGCGGCGTCGAACACCACTCCCAGGGCGTCGAGAACTGCCTCTCGATCATCAACCTCTGCGTCGCCACCGGGAACATCGGCAAGCCCGGCGCCGGCTACGGCACCATCACCGGCCAGGGCAACGGCCAGGGCGGCCGCGAACACGGCCAGAAGTCCGACCTGCTGCCCGGCGGCCGCTCCATCACCAACCCCGAGCACCGCCGTCAGATCTGCGAGATCTGGGGCATCGACGAGGCCGAACTCCCGCTCGCCGGCACCTCCATGATGGAGATGGTCTGGCAGATGCAACGCCAGGAGATCCGCGGCCTCGTCGGCATCTGCAACAACCCCTTCGTCTCCCTCCCGAACTACGCCACCGTCAAGGACGGCTACGACACCCTCGAATTCCACGCCCAGTTCGACTTCTTCCTCTCCGAGACCGCCGCCAACGCCCATGTCGTCTTCCCCGTCACCGTCTGGGCCGAGGACGAAGGCGTCATGGCCAACGCCGAGGCCCGCGTCGTCAAACACAACAAGGCCCAGGAACCCCCCGCCGGGGTCCGCACCGACACCTGGGTCATGTGCGAACTCGCCAAACGGCTCGGCGCGGGCGACAAGTTCGACTTCCCGGACTCCCGCTCCGTCTTCGAGGAGCTCCGCATCGCCTCCGCCGGCACGGTCAACGACTACTACGGCATCACCTACGAACGCCTGGAGGAGACCGGCGGCATCGCCTGGCCCTGCCCCGGCACCGAGCACCCCGGCACCCCCCGCCTCTTCGAGGACGGCCGCACCTACCACCCCGACGGCATGATCCACATGCAGGTCGTCGAGTGGCACCCGCCCATGGACCCGTACAGCGAGGAGTACCCCCTCTCGCTCACCACCGGCCGGACCGTCGCCCACTTCCTCTCCGGCAACCAGACCCGCCGGCTCGGCGCCCTCGTCGAACAGACCCCCCGCCCCTGGGTCGAGGTCCACCCCTCGCACGGCTTCCGCAACGGCGACCCCGTCCGGGTCGTCACCCGCCGCGGCAGCGAGGTCTTCCCCGCCCTCGTCACCGAGGCCATCCGCCCCGACACCGTCTTCGTCCCGTACCACTGGCCCGTCCCCACCGCGGCCAACGCCCTCACCATCGACGCCCTCGACCCCCGCTCCAAGATCCCGGAGTACAAGGTCTGCGCCGCCCGCATCGAGGCCGCCGAACGTGTCGACGAGGTCCCCGCGCCGCCCACCGCCCCCGGCCAGCAGGCCTACCCGGAGACCCAGGTCTCCCGGCTCGACCCGCTGCCCCCGACCTCCCCCCAGGGCCGCGGCACCGCGGAGAGGAGCTGA
- a CDS encoding 4Fe-4S dicluster domain-containing protein, producing MMGRTIFIDPGRCIGCQACVSACRECDSHRGKSMIHLDYPDEGHSVASLPTVCMHCEDPVAPCAEVCPADAILVTADGVVQQADTTRCIGCANCVNACPFGVPKIDLQAKLQMKCNLCYDRTAYGLAPMCATVCPTGALFYGTLEELQAERPGVQVADSFTFGTTTVTTGVAMVVPADKVQWPVPGGLPVVEINGRDVR from the coding sequence ATGATGGGCCGCACGATCTTCATCGACCCGGGCCGCTGCATCGGCTGCCAGGCCTGCGTCTCCGCCTGCCGCGAATGCGACTCCCACCGCGGCAAGTCGATGATCCACCTCGACTACCCCGACGAGGGCCACTCCGTCGCCTCCCTCCCCACCGTCTGCATGCACTGCGAGGACCCCGTCGCCCCCTGCGCCGAGGTCTGCCCCGCCGACGCGATCCTCGTCACCGCCGACGGTGTCGTGCAGCAGGCCGACACCACCCGCTGCATCGGCTGCGCCAACTGCGTCAACGCCTGTCCCTTCGGCGTCCCCAAGATCGACCTCCAGGCGAAGCTCCAGATGAAGTGCAACCTCTGCTACGACCGCACCGCCTACGGCCTCGCCCCCATGTGCGCCACCGTCTGCCCCACCGGCGCCCTCTTCTACGGAACCCTCGAAGAGCTCCAGGCCGAACGCCCCGGCGTCCAGGTCGCCGACTCCTTCACCTTCGGCACGACCACCGTCACCACCGGTGTCGCCATGGTCGTCCCCGCAGACAAGGTCCAGTGGCCGGTCCCGGGCGGCCTGCCCGTCGTCGAGATCAATGGAAGGGATGTCCGTTGA
- the mscL gene encoding large conductance mechanosensitive channel protein MscL, with translation MTRTKGTLVTEKKESLLGGFKAFLMRGNVIDLAVAVVIGAAFTNIVNSVVKGIINPVVGAFGTKDLESYSSCIKGTCAVVNGEVQGVQLQWGLVLSAMLSFLITAGVVYFLMVLPMARILAKRAAHDKAKEGVAETMEISELEVLKEIRDHLVAQRGPLVGAGTGATPSSNGSGSSGAPGTHSTS, from the coding sequence ATGACGAGAACGAAAGGCACCTTGGTGACCGAGAAGAAGGAAAGCTTGCTCGGAGGCTTCAAGGCCTTCCTGATGCGTGGCAACGTGATCGACCTGGCGGTCGCGGTCGTGATCGGCGCCGCGTTCACCAACATCGTGAACTCGGTCGTCAAGGGCATCATCAACCCGGTCGTCGGCGCCTTCGGCACGAAGGACCTGGAGAGCTACTCGTCCTGCATCAAGGGCACCTGCGCGGTGGTCAACGGCGAGGTGCAGGGTGTCCAGCTCCAGTGGGGCCTGGTCCTCAGCGCGATGCTGAGCTTCCTGATCACCGCGGGCGTCGTCTACTTCCTGATGGTCCTGCCGATGGCCAGGATCCTCGCCAAGCGCGCGGCGCACGACAAGGCGAAGGAAGGCGTCGCGGAGACCATGGAGATCAGCGAGCTGGAGGTGCTCAAGGAGATCCGCGACCACCTCGTCGCCCAGCGCGGCCCGCTCGTGGGTGCGGGCACGGGCGCCACACCGAGCTCCAACGGGTCGGGCTCAAGCGGGGCCCCGGGGACGCACTCCACCTCCTGA
- a CDS encoding ubiquinol-cytochrome c reductase iron-sulfur subunit yields the protein MSVTDPQPPAPDPRADAAQEALRDRIAADSLTTRRDYLRIVATVSGGLAVGGVAVASGILHRHGDGDGAPEPKKVADRIEPGESLAFRYPGDEDRAIAVRMDDGTLAGYSAVCTHLACAVLWRKERGSEGELYCPCHEGIFDARTGEVTAGPPPRGLPKVILVEQVDGSVWAIGTARSGESLVEGFCRQNGDDRPGCPGFGAGGPAVPAGKTAERSERT from the coding sequence TTGAGCGTCACCGACCCCCAGCCGCCCGCGCCGGACCCCCGCGCCGACGCGGCCCAGGAGGCGCTCCGCGACCGGATCGCCGCCGACTCCCTCACCACCCGCCGCGACTACCTGCGGATCGTCGCCACCGTCTCCGGCGGCCTGGCCGTCGGCGGCGTCGCCGTCGCCTCCGGCATCCTGCACCGCCACGGCGACGGCGACGGCGCCCCCGAGCCCAAGAAGGTCGCCGACCGGATCGAACCGGGGGAGTCGCTCGCCTTCCGCTACCCGGGCGACGAGGACCGGGCCATCGCCGTCCGCATGGACGACGGCACCCTCGCCGGCTACTCCGCCGTCTGCACCCACCTCGCCTGCGCCGTGCTGTGGCGCAAGGAGCGGGGGAGCGAGGGAGAGCTGTACTGCCCCTGCCACGAGGGGATCTTCGACGCCCGTACGGGAGAGGTCACCGCCGGCCCGCCGCCGCGGGGACTGCCGAAGGTGATCCTCGTCGAGCAGGTCGACGGCAGCGTCTGGGCCATCGGCACGGCCCGCTCGGGCGAGAGCCTCGTCGAGGGCTTCTGCCGCCAGAACGGCGACGACCGTCCGGGCTGCCCCGGCTTCGGCGCGGGAGGCCCGGCCGTCCCGGCGGGGAAGACGGCCGAGAGGAGTGAGCGGACATGA
- a CDS encoding S-methyl-5'-thioadenosine phosphorylase: MATHDAYADIGVIGGSGFYSFLEDVTEVSVDTPYGSPSDSLFLGEIAGRRVAFLPRHGRGHTVPPHRINYRANLWALRSVGVRQVLGPCAVGGLREEYGPGTLVVPDQLVDRTKTRAQTYFDGEPRADGAVPNVVHVTFADPYCPDGRRVAVKAARGRGWEPVDGGTMVVVEGPRFSTRAESRWHAAAGWSVVGMTGHPEAVLARELGLCYTSLALVTDLDAGAETGEGVSHTEVMRVFGENVGRLRDVLFDAVGTLPATVDRDCLCTHAHDGWKLGIELP, encoded by the coding sequence ATGGCGACCCATGATGCGTACGCGGACATCGGTGTGATCGGCGGCTCCGGCTTCTACTCCTTCCTTGAGGACGTCACGGAGGTGTCCGTGGACACCCCGTACGGCAGCCCCAGCGACTCCCTCTTCCTCGGCGAGATCGCCGGCCGACGGGTCGCCTTCCTCCCTCGTCACGGCCGCGGCCACACCGTCCCTCCGCACCGGATCAACTACCGCGCCAACCTCTGGGCCCTGCGATCCGTGGGCGTCCGGCAGGTCCTCGGGCCCTGCGCCGTCGGCGGGCTCCGGGAGGAGTACGGGCCGGGCACCCTCGTCGTGCCGGACCAGCTCGTCGACCGGACGAAGACCCGGGCGCAGACGTACTTCGACGGGGAACCGCGGGCCGATGGAGCCGTGCCGAACGTCGTCCACGTGACCTTCGCCGACCCGTACTGCCCCGACGGGCGGCGGGTCGCGGTCAAGGCCGCACGGGGGCGGGGCTGGGAGCCGGTGGACGGCGGCACGATGGTCGTGGTCGAGGGCCCCCGCTTCTCCACCCGGGCCGAGTCGCGGTGGCACGCCGCCGCCGGCTGGTCGGTCGTCGGGATGACGGGGCACCCCGAGGCGGTCCTCGCCCGCGAGCTGGGCCTCTGCTACACCTCGCTCGCGCTGGTCACTGACCTGGACGCGGGCGCCGAGACCGGCGAGGGCGTCTCCCACACCGAGGTGATGCGGGTGTTCGGCGAGAACGTCGGGCGTCTGCGGGACGTGCTGTTCGACGCGGTGGGCACGCTCCCGGCGACGGTCGACCGGGACTGCCTGTGCACGCACGCGCACGACGGCTGGAAGCTGGGGATCGAGCTGCCGTAG